The following proteins are co-located in the Urocitellus parryii isolate mUroPar1 chromosome 15, mUroPar1.hap1, whole genome shotgun sequence genome:
- the Gins3 gene encoding DNA replication complex GINS protein PSF3 has product MSEAYFRVESGALGPEENFLSLDDILMSHEKLPVRTETPIPRLGAFFLERSAGAERDHELPQGSKIELPLWLAKGLFDNKRRILSVELPKIYQQAWRTVFSADANVVDLHKMGPHFYGFGSQLLHFDSPENADISQSLLQTFIGRFRRIMDSSQNAYNEDTSALVAKLDEMERGLFQTGQKGLNDFQGWEKGQASQITASSLVQNYKKRKFTNMED; this is encoded by the exons ATGTCCGAAGCTTATTTCCGGGTGGAGTCGGGTGCGCTGGGACCCGAGGAGAACTTTCTTTCCTTGGACGACATCCTGATGTCCCACGAGAAGCTGCCGGTGCGCACCGAGACGCCCATACCTCGCCTGGGCGCTTTCTTCCTGGAGCGGAGCGCGGGCGCGGAGCGGGACCACGAGCTGCCCCAG GGCTCGAAGATTGAACTACCCTTGTGGCTGGCAAAAGGACTTTTTGACAACAAGAGGCGCATCCTTTCCGTGGAACTTCCCAAGATCTACCAACAGGCCTGGAGGACTGTGTTTAGTGCAGATGCCAATGTGGTAGACCTCCACAAAATGGGGCCTCATTTCTATGGATTTGGTTCCCAACTCCTGCATTTTGACAGTCCTGAGAATGCAGATATTTCTCAGTCTCTTCTGCAG ACGTTTATTGGACGTTTTCGCCGCATCATGGACTCCTCCCAGAACGCTTACAACGAAGACACTTCGGCACTGGTAGCCAAGCTAGATGAGATGGAGAGGGGCTTATTTCAAACAGGCCAGAAAGGACTGAATGACTTCCAGGGTTGGGAGAAAGGACAGGCTTCTCAGATCACAGCTTCCAGCCTTGTTCAGaattataagaagagaaaattcaCTAACATGGAAGACTGA